A single Actinomadura algeriensis DNA region contains:
- a CDS encoding MFS transporter: MSPDPAMPRRPDAAVIPGDPVADPVTDPSAGLAVPGRERGGGVLIAVLAFAGIVVALMQTLLIPVIGRLPQLLDTSIANATWAMTATLLTGAVATPIMGRLGDMYGKRRMILVSISAVIVGSLIAAVGSELAVVVAGRAVQGFAMGAIPLGISLMRDRLPKERLGSALALMSSSLGVGGALGLPLSAYIAQNFSWHVLFYGAAALGAVSFALVLLLIPESPVRAGGRFDVPGALGLSAGLLALLLPVTKGAEWGWTSPATLGLAAAGVAILVLWGVLELRVREPLIDLRTTVRRQVLLTNLTAITIGVSFYAMSLVLPQLLELPTATGYGLGQTLLVAGLAVAPMGIAMMLVSPLSARVSAARGPKTSLILGLLIIGGAYAAAQGLMNAVWQVALISTLVGGGIGLAYSALPTLIMGAVPASETGAANGVNTLMRSIGTSVSSAVLGAVLARNSISFHGTAVPDMTGFRISFLIATAAVAVGVLLAAFLPSGRPPRRRPAEHRAPGARRAVVKRQAATAP; this comes from the coding sequence GTGTCCCCCGATCCCGCCATGCCCCGGCGTCCGGACGCGGCAGTGATCCCCGGCGACCCCGTCGCCGATCCCGTCACCGACCCGTCCGCCGGACTCGCCGTTCCCGGGCGGGAACGGGGCGGCGGCGTACTGATCGCCGTGCTGGCGTTCGCGGGGATCGTCGTCGCGCTCATGCAGACGCTGCTCATCCCCGTCATCGGGCGGCTGCCGCAGCTGCTGGACACGTCCATCGCCAACGCCACCTGGGCGATGACGGCAACCCTGCTGACCGGCGCCGTCGCCACGCCCATCATGGGACGGCTGGGCGACATGTACGGCAAGCGCCGGATGATCCTGGTGAGCATCTCCGCCGTCATCGTCGGGTCGCTGATCGCCGCGGTCGGCTCCGAGCTGGCGGTCGTGGTGGCGGGCCGGGCCGTCCAGGGCTTCGCGATGGGCGCGATCCCGCTCGGCATCAGCCTGATGCGCGACCGGCTGCCCAAGGAACGGCTCGGCTCGGCGCTGGCGCTGATGAGCTCCTCGCTCGGCGTCGGCGGGGCGCTCGGCCTCCCGCTGTCGGCCTACATCGCGCAGAACTTCAGCTGGCACGTCCTCTTCTACGGCGCCGCCGCGCTCGGCGCGGTGTCCTTCGCGCTCGTCCTGCTGCTGATCCCCGAGTCCCCGGTGCGGGCGGGCGGACGGTTCGACGTGCCCGGCGCGCTCGGGCTGTCGGCCGGGCTGCTGGCGCTGCTGCTGCCGGTCACCAAGGGCGCCGAGTGGGGCTGGACGAGCCCGGCCACGCTCGGCCTCGCCGCCGCCGGGGTCGCGATCCTCGTGCTGTGGGGCGTCCTGGAGCTGCGGGTACGCGAGCCGCTGATCGACCTGCGCACCACCGTCCGCCGCCAGGTGCTGCTGACCAACCTGACCGCGATCACCATCGGCGTGTCCTTCTACGCCATGTCGCTGGTGCTGCCGCAACTGCTGGAGCTGCCGACGGCGACCGGCTACGGGCTCGGCCAGACGCTCCTGGTCGCCGGCCTGGCCGTCGCGCCGATGGGCATCGCGATGATGCTCGTCTCCCCGCTGTCGGCCCGCGTCTCCGCCGCGCGCGGCCCCAAGACGTCCCTCATCCTGGGGCTGCTGATCATCGGCGGCGCGTACGCCGCCGCGCAGGGCCTGATGAACGCGGTGTGGCAGGTCGCGCTGATCTCCACGCTCGTCGGCGGCGGCATCGGGCTGGCCTACTCGGCGTTGCCCACCCTCATCATGGGCGCGGTGCCGGCCTCCGAGACCGGCGCAGCCAACGGCGTGAACACGCTGATGCGCTCGATCGGCACGTCGGTGTCCAGCGCGGTGCTCGGCGCGGTCCTCGCCCGCAACTCGATCTCCTTCCACGGCACCGCCGTGCCCGACATGACCGGGTTCCGGATCTCGTTCCTCATCGCGACCGCCGCGGTCGCCGTCGGCGTCCTGCTCGCGGCGTTCCTGCCGTCCGGACGCCCACCGCGACGGCGTCCGGCCGAGCACCGGGCACCCGGTGCGCGGCGGGCCGTCGTCAAACGCCAGGCTGCAACAGCACCTTGA
- a CDS encoding catalase: MVDGGRDDKQEQLEQWRVGPEGARLTTDQGIPVDDTDNSLAAGERGPSLLEDFHLREKITHFDHERIPERVVHARGSGAYGQFTLTDSLAEYTTAEFLCDTSITTPVFVRFSTVAGSRGSADTVRDVRGFATKFYTRQGNFDLVGNNMPVFFIQDGIKFPDFVHAVKPEPSSEIPQAQSAHDTLWDFVQLQPETMHMMMWLMSDRAIPRSYAMMQGFGVHTFRLVNAEGRPTFVKFHWKPILGTHSLAWDETQKIGGKDPDFNRRDLWDRIEAGAFPEYELGVQLVPAEDEHEFDFDLLDPTKIIPEEEVPVRPVGRLTLNRNPENFFAETEQVAFHIGNVVPGIDFTNDPLLQARLFSYLDTQLIRLGGPNFPQIPVNRPVAPARNHHRDGYHQMDINGARSTYHKNSLSGGCPAVGGEGSFTHYQERVDGAKIRKRSDSFQDHYSQATLFWNSMTDWEKEHIVGAFRFELGKCEQMHIREGVVGHLAHVDHDLAVAVAKGIGVEPPGAAATANHGRSSPALSQGDAPGDSVLGRKIAVLVADGVDSAAVAAVGEEFTGKGAIVEVLAAEDGFVQAADGGQVEVTKAMPTMASVLYDAVLVPGGEASVRALSQDGDAVHFVAEAFVHCKAVGALDEGIGLLERAGLTGVRFADESAGGNAVVDQGVVTTRGQGGDFAARFVDAVAAHRHWTRKKSHVPA; the protein is encoded by the coding sequence ATGGTCGACGGCGGCCGCGACGATAAACAGGAGCAGTTGGAACAGTGGCGGGTCGGCCCGGAGGGGGCACGGCTCACCACCGACCAGGGAATTCCGGTCGACGACACCGACAACTCGCTCGCCGCCGGCGAGCGCGGCCCCAGCCTGCTGGAGGACTTCCACCTCCGCGAGAAGATCACCCACTTCGACCACGAGCGGATCCCGGAACGGGTCGTGCACGCGCGCGGCTCGGGCGCCTACGGGCAGTTCACTCTCACCGATTCCCTCGCGGAGTACACCACCGCCGAGTTCCTGTGCGACACCTCGATCACCACGCCGGTGTTCGTACGGTTCTCGACGGTCGCCGGTTCCCGCGGCTCGGCCGACACCGTCCGGGACGTCCGCGGCTTCGCGACGAAGTTCTACACGCGGCAGGGGAACTTCGACCTCGTCGGCAACAACATGCCGGTCTTCTTCATCCAGGACGGCATCAAGTTCCCCGACTTCGTGCACGCGGTGAAGCCCGAGCCGTCCAGCGAGATCCCCCAGGCGCAGTCGGCGCACGACACGCTGTGGGACTTCGTGCAGCTGCAGCCCGAGACGATGCACATGATGATGTGGCTGATGTCGGATCGGGCGATCCCGCGCAGTTACGCGATGATGCAGGGCTTCGGCGTCCACACGTTCCGGCTGGTCAACGCCGAGGGCCGCCCGACGTTCGTGAAGTTCCACTGGAAGCCGATCCTCGGCACGCACTCCCTCGCCTGGGACGAGACCCAGAAGATCGGCGGAAAGGACCCCGACTTCAACCGCCGCGACCTGTGGGACCGCATCGAGGCCGGTGCGTTCCCCGAGTACGAGCTGGGCGTGCAGCTCGTCCCGGCCGAGGACGAGCACGAGTTCGACTTCGATCTGCTCGACCCCACGAAGATCATTCCGGAGGAGGAGGTCCCGGTGCGGCCGGTCGGGCGGCTGACGCTCAACCGCAACCCGGAGAACTTCTTCGCCGAGACCGAGCAGGTCGCCTTCCACATCGGCAACGTCGTGCCCGGCATCGACTTCACCAACGACCCGCTGCTGCAGGCCCGGCTGTTCTCCTACCTGGACACCCAGCTGATCCGGCTCGGCGGGCCGAACTTCCCGCAGATCCCGGTGAACCGTCCCGTGGCGCCGGCCCGTAACCACCACCGCGACGGCTACCACCAGATGGACATCAACGGCGCCCGGTCGACCTACCACAAGAACAGCCTGTCGGGCGGCTGCCCGGCCGTCGGCGGCGAAGGCTCCTTCACCCACTACCAGGAGCGGGTCGACGGCGCCAAGATCCGCAAGCGCAGCGACAGCTTCCAGGACCACTACTCCCAGGCGACGCTGTTCTGGAACAGCATGACGGACTGGGAGAAGGAGCACATCGTCGGCGCGTTCCGCTTCGAGCTCGGCAAGTGCGAGCAGATGCACATCCGGGAGGGCGTCGTCGGCCACCTCGCCCACGTCGACCACGACCTCGCGGTCGCGGTCGCGAAGGGGATCGGCGTCGAGCCGCCCGGCGCGGCGGCGACCGCCAACCACGGGCGCAGCTCGCCCGCGCTGAGCCAGGGCGACGCGCCGGGCGACTCGGTGCTGGGCCGCAAGATCGCGGTGCTGGTCGCCGACGGCGTCGACTCGGCGGCCGTCGCGGCGGTCGGCGAGGAGTTCACCGGCAAGGGCGCGATCGTCGAGGTGCTCGCGGCCGAGGACGGGTTCGTCCAGGCGGCCGACGGCGGACAGGTCGAAGTCACCAAGGCGATGCCCACGATGGCGTCCGTGCTGTACGACGCGGTGCTCGTGCCGGGCGGCGAGGCGAGCGTCCGCGCGCTGTCGCAGGACGGCGACGCCGTGCACTTCGTCGCCGAGGCGTTCGTCCACTGCAAGGCCGTCGGCGCGCTCGACGAGGGCATCGGCCTGCTGGAGCGGGCCGGGCTCACGGGGGTACGGTTCGCCGACGAGAGCGCGGGCGGGAACGCGGTCGTGGACCAGGGCGTTGTAACGACGCGAGGACAGGGCGGCGACTTCGCCGCCCGGTTCGTCGACGCCGTCGCCGCCCACCGGCACTGGACCCGCAAGAAGAGCCACGTGCCGGCCTGA